The following proteins are co-located in the Silene latifolia isolate original U9 population chromosome 1, ASM4854445v1, whole genome shotgun sequence genome:
- the LOC141588094 gene encoding uncharacterized protein LOC141588094 translates to MWSNFKLTWSCEVYKDTFWSAARATTEAEFKAQMKGMEMLSKEAHQWLNKIPPSAWSRHAFSTQSKSNMLLNNLCESFNNVLREVRDKPILTHMEWMKRYVMKRNFEKREGVGKYKAKFMPYAEKYTKKVIEESRFCLVERATTELFEVEYRGEFHSVNLHTRSCTCRHWDLTGLPCIHAVASILKQRQVVRDYIDEAYSKAKFESAYAHVVLPMPGSKQWEKSGLPEPLPPHERKMLGRPSKKKRRKEAGEAQTEKVKRQKRSNKCSNCGGLGHHKRTCKNPAAEARAPKNAGGRPLVNTEWAKERRDKVATRKAIKEAYKAAHPSQFASQVN, encoded by the exons ATGTGGTCTAACTTCAAGCTTACTTGGTCTTGTGAAGTTTACAAAGATACTTTCTGGTCAGCAGCAAGAGCAACAACTGAG GCTGAATTTAAAGCTCAAATGAAAGGAATGGAGATGTTATCCAAAGAAGCTCATCAATGGTTGAATAAAATCCCACCTAGTGCATGGTCAAGACATGCATTTTCCACTCAAAGTAAGTCAAACATGCTCCTCAACAACTTGTGTGAGTCCTTTAATAATGTTTTGAGAGAGGTAAGGGACAAGCCTATCCTCACCCACATGGAGTGGATGAAGAGATATGTGATGAAGAGAAACTTTGAGAAAAGGGAAGGAGTTGGGAAATATAAAGCCAAGTTCATGCCTTATGCTGAAAAGTACACTAAGAAAGTTATTGAAGAGTCTAGGTTTTGTTTGGTTGAACGTGCAACAACAGAGTTGTTTGAGGTGGAATATAGGGGAGAGTTTCACAGTGTTAATTTACACACAAGATCATGCACTTGTCGTCATTGGGACCTCACTGGACTCCCTTGTATTCATGCTGTTGCTTCTATACTGAAGCAAAGACAAGTTGTGCGTGATTATATTGATGAAGCCTACTCTAAAGCCAAGTTTGAGTCAGCATATGCACATGTTGTTTTACCTATGCCTGGGTCTAAACAATGGGAGAAGAGTGGCTTACCTGAACCTCTACCACCACATGAGAGGAAGATGCTTGGCAGGCCTTCaaagaagaaaaggaggaaagaagCTGGTGAAGCACAGACAGAGAAAGTAAAGAGGCAGAAGAGGTCAAACAAATGCAGTAACTGTGGTGGGTTAGGACACCATAAAAGGACATGCAAGAATCCAGCAGCTGAGGCTAGAGCTCCTAAAAATGCAGGTGGTAGACCATTGGTGAATACAGAATGGGCAAAGGAAAGAAGAGACAAGGTTGCAACAAGAAAGGCAATAAAGGAAGCATACAAGGCTGCTCATCCTTCTCAATTTGCAAGTCAAGTTAATTAA